The DNA segment GGAAACCTTGCGCTAATCTCTCCTGTTTTGATAAAAACATGCCATAAAAAAGCCGCCTCACATTGTTATGTTGGCGGCTTTTTATTAGGTAGTGAACCTTGGTATCTGCTTGATTAGCATCGCAGTCCTACGTCTAACGAGCTAAGACACAAATTTTAGTTAGGCGGTGATCAGCAACTCCCGTAAACGTTTCACCTCATCACGCAGGGCTGCCGCCTGTTCAAACTCCAAGTTACGCGCATGCTCATGCATTTGCTTCTCGAGCTTGTCGATATCATGGCTCAGCTGCGCCGCATCGGCTTGATAACGTTTGGCTTTAGGTTCGGCCACTTTACCCAGTGACGCTTGGCGATAACCCTTTTCAGTGTCTCTGCCATCGTCCACATCCATCACATCGGTAATACGCTTGACTACGCCTTTTGGCACTATGCCATGCTCAAGGTTGTAGGCGTGTTGTTTCTCACGGCGGCGCTCTGTTTCGCCCATCGCCTTGGCCATCGATTGGGTGATCCTATCCGCATAGAGGATAACCTTGCCATTGACGTTACGCGCGGCGCGGCCAATGGTCTGAATAAGCGAGCGCTCCGAACGTAAAAAGCCTTCCTTATCCGCATCCAGAATACAGACCAAGGAAACCTCGGGCATGTCTAAGCCTTCACGCAGCAAGTTGATGCCGACCAGCACATCAAACTTACCGAGGCGCAGATCGCGAATGATCTCCACCCGCTCTACGGTATCGATGTCCGAGTGCAAGTAGCGGACTTTGACACCGTGTTCATCGAGGTATTCGGTTAAATCCTCCGACATGCGTTTGGTTAAGGTGGTGACAAGCACCCGCTCATTAACGGCAACGCGCTTGGCCACCTCGGAGAGCAGATCGTCCACTTGAATGCTGACCGGGCGCACTTCTAACTCGGGATCGAGCAAACCCGTTGGCCGCACGACTTGCTCAACAATCTCGCCGCCACTCTTATCCAGCTCGTAAGGGTTTGGTGTTGCCGACACATAAATGGTCTGCGGCATCAGTTGCTCAAACTCTTCAAACTTCAGCGGCCGGTTATCGAGCGCCGAAGGCAAACGGAAGCCATATTCCACAAGCGTGGTTTTACGGGAGCGGTCACCCTTATACATGGCACCAATTTGCGGCACAGTGACGTGGGACTCGTCGATAATCAACAAACCATCGGCGGGTAAATAATCGAGCAAGGTTGGCGGTCCCTCACCCGGTGCACGACCCGACAAGTAGCGTGAGTAGTTTTCAATACCGGAGCAATAACCCAGTTCGACCATCATCTCGATATCGTATTGCACCCGCTCGTGGATCCGCTGCGCTTCAATCAACTTATCGTTGTCGAGTAAATACTGCTTGCGCTCACGTAGCTCTTCTTTAATTAACTCGGTCGCTTCG comes from the Shewanella mangrovisoli genome and includes:
- the uvrB gene encoding excinuclease ABC subunit UvrB, giving the protein MSESVFQLESQFAPAGDQPTAIAKLVDGLESGLACQTLLGVTGSGKTFTIANVIAQLGRPTIIMAPNKTLAAQLYGEMKEFFPNNAVEYFVSYYDYYQPEAYVPASNTFIEKDASVNAHIEQMRLSATKALLERKDVVLIASVSAIYGLGDPDSYMKMLLHLRQGDTMGQRDILKRLSELQYTRNDLELQRGTFRARGEVIDIFPADSDRYGIRVELFDDEIERLSEFDPLTGQIVKRIARTTVYPKTHYVTPREKILEATELIKEELRERKQYLLDNDKLIEAQRIHERVQYDIEMMVELGYCSGIENYSRYLSGRAPGEGPPTLLDYLPADGLLIIDESHVTVPQIGAMYKGDRSRKTTLVEYGFRLPSALDNRPLKFEEFEQLMPQTIYVSATPNPYELDKSGGEIVEQVVRPTGLLDPELEVRPVSIQVDDLLSEVAKRVAVNERVLVTTLTKRMSEDLTEYLDEHGVKVRYLHSDIDTVERVEIIRDLRLGKFDVLVGINLLREGLDMPEVSLVCILDADKEGFLRSERSLIQTIGRAARNVNGKVILYADRITQSMAKAMGETERRREKQHAYNLEHGIVPKGVVKRITDVMDVDDGRDTEKGYRQASLGKVAEPKAKRYQADAAQLSHDIDKLEKQMHEHARNLEFEQAAALRDEVKRLRELLITA